In Rhodamnia argentea isolate NSW1041297 chromosome 5, ASM2092103v1, whole genome shotgun sequence, the DNA window CACTCACAAAAGTTAGACGAATACAGGAGGAATTGGAACACAGGACTTTCGGTCCGTCACATTGTACAAGTGCATGGACGGTGACATGGAACATCCAGTTCGTGATACTTACCTCTCCGACATCAACTGTACCGTCGGAGTCCACTTTCGAAACTGGCGGACGGATCGGAGGGGTCAACAAGGAAAGGGCACATCGCGAGGACTGAGGGGGGCCTAATTGAATAGCCTTTCCAACTAACTACTCCACCTTTACCTAAACCATATCCCGATGGGGACACTGCTTCAATGCAACGATGTTCCCAATGCTTGTTTAGGATTGCTTAGTACCTCGTATTTGTCGCAAGCCTCGGAAGCGTCGAGGGACTTTTAGGTGCCTCCAAAATTAGATGTCGTGCTTCCCCAAGCCAAGCATCACGTCACAGGTGTTGTCATTTGAATGACAAGCTACAAAATTTGTGGCACTCGACACGCGATGATTAATCTGGATGGGCGAAAATACCGTAATGCAAaagcaataataataataataataataataataaaataccCGTCATCTTATATATGATGGCCAGCCTCACTTATTGAAATGCTTCAATGCATATGGAAAAGgattttctttcccctttgtTCCGGTCATCGAGATGGTTTAGGTTGCCTCAGCAAAATAAAATCTGAGTAAGTTCGCTAACCTAGCATACATTCTTGGCAAAATTGCTACTTTTAGTCCCTCGAACTTCTTATTTTTAGCGTGATTTTAGTCATCGACATCAGATCTAAGTTGGAAACCTTTCACCATGATATGTAGACGTCCTTTGACTGGTGCTAAATCATCGCGACCAAAATTCAATGCAAGGATTACGGTTGATAACATCATAAACACGAAATAGACTTCGGGCATAGGTTATATGCATCGGTGCGGATTTATGGAGTCGAAAGTTGATCATCCGATTTTATCTCGGGAAACCAAAGATCGATCCGAATCAtgtccgatttttttttgtccatttcaTTGTCATGGAGCCCAATATGAGTCACCATCTCCATAGAATGGAGATGGCCCAATACTGGGGGAGTCCAAGCCTATATAAACTCAACCGAGTTCATCCAACTCGGCGACTCCCACTCAGCCAGACGTGACCATTCTTTCTCCAGCTGGTCCTGTCTTTTTCAACAGAATCTGTATACAATTCGATCTACAACACAGACCCGCAGATCACACGCTCATGGTGTTTTCAGCTTCAAAGTAGTGAAGCTAAGCTCCAGAATTTGCCTATCAAGGTGAgccctttctcttcctttttcaccGCACGCCGCGCAAATTCATGTATAGCTCGAACCTTCTGTGTTATAGGGGCAAAGGGCCtatttctttctccttcaatGACAATTCCTACTTGTCGACTGATCGATTTGACAAGTACCCATTAGCCCATTCGTCGTCATCGTTGTGTTGTTGTGGTTGTTCTTGTTGCTGTGCGCGTCCTGCTTGCTGTGGACATAGTAATTATAGGGTGTGTATAAGCCCTTCGTTGTTGTATGGGTTGAGGCAACCTTCTTTGCTTCAGTGGTCAGCTTCTAGGAGGCTGTACTTTGGCGGGGGTGAACGGTACAATTGTCGGCTTCCGGTTCACAGCATTGACCGGGAGGTCTCGGATTTGTATGAGGAAGGTTCTTGTGCTTTTAGGGAAAGAAGTGGCGAGAGAAGAAATGGggggagaagaaggagaatcaAGTGTATGGTTTCGgaggaaaataatcaaattcgCCGGTTGAGCTGTTTTGAGGATGCGGATGCCGTGCTTAGTCTGTTGAGTGAAGAAGTGGATGAGGAGTGTTTTGATTCGAGAGGTAAACAGGGGAGCAGTTCGTTCAAGAGATATGAAGTGGAGAGGAAAAAGATTCACGGCAGTGAACATACCAggggtagaaaaaaaaaggggtcagTGTCTAAGGATAGTAATTCAAAATGCAAACTTGAGAGTAACGAGATTGAGTCGAGGGATGATGTTTGCTCACTGGACAAAGGACGAGGAGATTTTAGGGGAGAGGAGAATCGCAGGGCAAGGAAAGAGGTCTCTAGTTGTTCATCTTATCATTCATTTTCATCCTCTGGTGGTTTTGAGAGTGATGTAGAAGAGATTAAAGACGATGGATTTGTGGGAGAAACATCGAGTGGCCACTGTAAAGAATCAAGAAGGAGAGACGAGAGTAAAACTGACAATGAGATGTTAGAAGAAGACAGAATATATGGAGAAGAAAGGGAGGAAAATGAGACTTTGGAGAAGAAACAAGCCATGGCAAGGAGTAATGTAGAGTGGGATTGGAGAAAGAAGTCAGAAAAGAAACTCAATGAACTGTCGGTTGAAGGAGCACAATATCAGAAGGAATCCTTGGAAGGATGCAGTAAAACGTCGAGAACCCATTATAATGATGATAGAAAATCTTCCATTTCCCGCACCTCTGGTGCGAAAAAGAAATCGACTTTTTCTGTGAACTTGGATTCTAGAGCATCTATTAGTCATGGACAAAACGAAAATGAAGATGTTAACATCTTTCAATTGGAAAGGCAAAGCAAAAGGAATCAAGAAGTTTGTAGAGCCTGTGGCAGTGAGGTTAAAGTGTCACCCCAATCTGAAAAGCAGCTCAGTAGCAGGGAGGAGAAACTAATGGCTTCTTCTGGTTCTATCTTGAAGAACAGAAATGAAAGCAGGAAAACAGCTGGCCATGTTGCTGAAAGAGATGAATTTGCTGGAAATGCCCAGGAATTTTCTCGAAAGCTGGAAATCCAAGAGATAGACACTGAGGAGACTTCCAGCTTGCATGGAAAGTCTAGGAGGAATGATTGGGAGGTAAATGTGAATTTGGGCTCAAGCTCGGCTCAGAGGAGAGAAGAACAAAGCCACCGAGATGATCGGATCACCATAGaaggtagatttggaaaatCCCAACAGTTTACTGAGCCATCAGAAAGCAACCAGACAGCTGAGAGGATGTCCAGTATACAGTCTAATAGGATAAATCTGCAACAGAAAACAAATGCAGTTTCATACTCATATCCAAGTGAAAGGGAACAATATCACCATACAGATTCACAGGCCCTCCAACTGGCACACTCAAGTGGTAAATCCCAAGATGATGTGAATAAGTCAAAGTTTCGCGTTAATGATATGGAAACAGCTCGTAGCTCCCAGCGAACTTCTGAAAAAAGAATGGCTAGTCAAGATATGAATTTAACATCAGTTGTGACCCTGTCTGGGGAAGCCCAAGACAGACACAAGGAAAGCAGAGGAAAAGTCATGCAGTCCGAGTCAGATTCGGGCAGTACGCCTTCAGGACTTACTAAACAATCTACTTCTCATCAAAAAGTTGTAGAACAACTGTCTAGTAACCAGAATATTAATTTGGTTTACCAACAGAATATGCAAGTGATACACCAGGAGGTCAACACAGTAAATTCACAGTCTTTATTGATACCTCCGCCTTCTCAGTTGGTAGCCAGGGGCTCTTCTTATGCTGATAGGACAAGTGGGATGCCAACTAAAGAGAATTTCTTGGAAAGTGGTTCTAATACTGTAAGCGCACACAGAGAAACACAAACTTCTGCTTTGCATGCACAACTTGATAGTGGAGGCAGAGGAGATGGGAACCATGGGGAGCTTTTGTATGTTAGAACTCATGAAGATGCTCTTGGATCCGCTCTTCGTATGGAGGAATCATCTGGAAAGTTTGTTGGGGAGTATATTGAGAAGGCTAGGCACGAAATAAGTAGTGAGGCCGAAGTAGATACATCTGATGCCAAGTTAGGATACAGTAGTAAAGATAACATCCAATCTAGCTCCACTCAATATGGTTCACAAGATGTTAAGCCAAAGAATCATGACTCAAGGGATCCTTCTGGGAGTTCTGGATCAAAAGGCCTTTCTGATGAAATATGGCATGAAATTGATCCATCTCTTCATGAAGTTTTGAAGTTAGAAGAACCTGACAGCAGTACAACAAGTGGTCCTGCTGCTGTCAGGAGATCTGGCAGGTCCTTGTGGAATATCATGGCGGATATTGTTCGCCTGCATTGGCGTTCACGAGCTGAATCATCCACTTCAGCTGCACGTTCAGGTGGAAAGAGTACAATGAATGAGTCTGTTAGCAGTGACACATGGTTTTCTGGACATGAGCATGACGAAAACACTGGTGAGAATGTCAGGCAGGAAAGAAGCACGCCACAGAAAGTAACCTCTTCTGACCAGCTGCAGATATTGCATTCTCTAACTAGAAACCGTACGCATTCACCAAGAGGTGAAAAAGGAACACCATCTGAAGCTGAGGTTGTATCTCCTGTTAAATCAGGAAGCAGTACAGCAAAGACGGTCTGCTCAGGTTCAGCACAACAGGAAGAAGACTTTGGTTGGCATGAAGAAGTACAGGGCACCAATAGCCCTCCTCTTGCTTTGGAATTGGTGGAATCCACATTACCTCAGCCTCCAAAAGTAGCATCTCCTCCAAGAGGAGAAGCATCTCCAGATACTGGTAAGACCATTTTAGCTGGTGGTGGCCTACGTGAAGGGTTGGACCAAAATGCAGAAAAGTTAATTGAAGTTGGAGGAGTGGAGGTTACGAGTTCACCGCTGAAACAGAGGAAGTTCCAACGGGTCAAGCAAGTAACAAGAGATAGATTTGATGACTGGGAAGAGGCATACAGACTTGAAAGCGATCAGCGGAAGATTGATGAAATGTTCATGAGGGAAGCACTTGTGGAAGCAAAGAAAGCTGCTGAAAAGTGGGAAGTGCCCGTTGGAGCAGTGCTGGTGCAACATGGGAAGATTATTGCTCGTGGATTCAACCTGTGAGTCTTAGAACTTTAATGGCTTATGCTATGTGTTATCAATTGATGTTACTTCAGAATCACTTGACAAGGTAATATAACTTGTAGGGTGGAAGAGTTGAGGGACTCTACGGCTCATGCTGAAATGATATGTATAAAGGAGGCATCCAATGTTCTTCGGTCCTGGAGACTTCCGGTAGAACTCTCTGCTCCAAAGCTCATTAGTAATTGGTATCAAAGTTTTAGATGTACTCACTAGCTGTTTCTAGCATAAAACATACCCGATTTGAACGTCAGGATAGCACttttcataataagttttagATGCCAAAACCTGGAATTTTCTGGTACAATTTCTGTTGATAGCATGAAAAAGGGCAGGGAAAATGAAACCTAAGCATAAAAAATCTGATATTCGTCTCGAATATGCACATTTTGAGCCTCTTTTGTTGTCAAATAACTGAGTTCAGGCGAGACCACATCAAACTAAGTTTTTGCTGTGATGGCAGAACTATGTTCTAGTGAACTTAATATCTATTATTTCCCCAGGAGACAACATTATATGTGACATTGGAACCTTGTCCCATGTGTGCTGGAGCAATGCTCCAAGCTCGAGTCAACACTCTTGTATGGGGAGCTCCCAACAAGCTTCTTGGAGCCGATGGCAGCTGGGTTAGGTATGTTAAATTCATTGTGCTACTTTTTGATGTTTTCCACACCCCAACAGGGATTATCGTTCTATCTTTGTTTCAGTAATATTTTCTGGTTCCCAATTGGTTTTTTGTGGCTTGAATGATGGTTGCAAGATACTTTTCATGGTTCCACTTAGATTGCTATATTGGCTCGATAAAGGCAGATAACAATTTGGCTTCTGTTGCTATAGTGGTTATTGCAAGAATTGTTAGGTAGTAGCCGTCTAGCATCCATACTTTAAAGAATCTTATTGGCTAGTATGAGCATCACAAACACATGATGCTTTATCTACTACTTTCCTGAGAATATATATCTGGCGAAAAGTTCGCTGGGGCAGTTAATCCTGGAATATCCTAAAGACCCATCTTAAGGCAGCAACTTTGTACTAAGGTTTTCTTGGTCAATTATGCCCCATGTTGGAAAGGAGAGAAAGGGAAGGTGACTTAAATTAGGGTCGGAAATAggaaaaagtttgaaatttttgcaagaTAGAGGGgggaaaatttgaaagtttccTCCCCGAATCAATAAATTCTCAAACAATGTATTATGAGTCGCAtgtgggcattgttacttgacCTCTATATAGAACTGAGTACAAAGAATTCATCTCCCTTTGCTTTTATTGCAGGCTTTTCCCAATTGGTGAAGGAGCGACTGCTTCTGAAGGCACGGACAAGCCAGCTCCTCCTGTACACCCGTTTCACCCAAATATGACCATCAGGCGAGGGGTGTTAGAATCAGAGTGCGCAGATGCCATGCAGCAGTTCTTCCAactgagaaggaagaagaaagagaagaaatcaGAGCCATCAACCCCGCCTTCATGTCTTCCCATCTCGCCCCACCCATCTAAGCTGCTCGACAAGATGCACAACATGTTCCACTTTATGTTTTGTTTGTGAAAACAATGTTGATTGCAGAGTTAGTCAACAACACAGGAAAGCCCGTGAGAAACCCTGGATCACATTGTGGGGGAGATGAGCGCATAAACCATGGTAAAAACCCGTCATTGTCCTTGTGAAATTGTCTCTCGCATATGtaagttttgagatttttgcatGATCCAATTCGGCGGAGGTTCTTGTAACCAAGAGGGATAAATTGcgaggaattctttttctgttcttgtaCAAATGTATGTGTAGCTATCACGCAAGATGATGCGTCGTTCACCTTGATTGTCGGCTCTTTTAAAGCCGTCTTATTAGTTGCTCACAAGCGACAACCAACAGTCTGACTGGCCGAGCATTTAGGACGGGAATGAGATTTTACGCTTTGTGTTGAGTATGTCAATAGAAAAGGCATGGAAATCACAAAGAGAAGTCCGTAAACGCCGAGAAGGTAAATGGTATCTCATTTTCTCGCTGAACATGATGCAGACTGCTTACCAACCATTAGATTCGAGGATGGATCCAATTTGCGGTTAGAAAAGGTAATTTTTACCAATCCATTCAGAGTCTTCAGCCCCATCGCTTATTTACTTCAATTGCTCTTTAATGTTGCTGATTTTGTTTTGCCACACAAGGGCAGATTCAAGAAGCTTATTTACTTCAATTGCTCTTTAATGTTGCTGATTTTGTTTTGCCACACAATGGCAGATTCAAGAAGATTACTTGAGTAAAGTTATGAGaaccagaaagagaaaaagagggaaTTGTCTGTTTGGTAAGGAGGTAATTCAGCCTTTCTAATTTGGGATTTCTCACTTTCAA includes these proteins:
- the LOC115749873 gene encoding tRNA(adenine(34)) deaminase, chloroplastic isoform X1, coding for MYSSNLLCYRGKGPISFSFNDNSYLSTDRFDKYPLAHSSSSLCCCGCSCCCARPACCGHSNYRVCISPSLLYGLRQPSLLQWSASRRLYFGGGERYNCRLPVHSIDREVSDLYEEGSCAFRERSGERRNGGRRRRIKCMVSEENNQIRRLSCFEDADAVLSLLSEEVDEECFDSRGKQGSSSFKRYEVERKKIHGSEHTRGRKKKGSVSKDSNSKCKLESNEIESRDDVCSLDKGRGDFRGEENRRARKEVSSCSSYHSFSSSGGFESDVEEIKDDGFVGETSSGHCKESRRRDESKTDNEMLEEDRIYGEEREENETLEKKQAMARSNVEWDWRKKSEKKLNELSVEGAQYQKESLEGCSKTSRTHYNDDRKSSISRTSGAKKKSTFSVNLDSRASISHGQNENEDVNIFQLERQSKRNQEVCRACGSEVKVSPQSEKQLSSREEKLMASSGSILKNRNESRKTAGHVAERDEFAGNAQEFSRKLEIQEIDTEETSSLHGKSRRNDWEVNVNLGSSSAQRREEQSHRDDRITIEGRFGKSQQFTEPSESNQTAERMSSIQSNRINLQQKTNAVSYSYPSEREQYHHTDSQALQLAHSSGKSQDDVNKSKFRVNDMETARSSQRTSEKRMASQDMNLTSVVTLSGEAQDRHKESRGKVMQSESDSGSTPSGLTKQSTSHQKVVEQLSSNQNINLVYQQNMQVIHQEVNTVNSQSLLIPPPSQLVARGSSYADRTSGMPTKENFLESGSNTVSAHRETQTSALHAQLDSGGRGDGNHGELLYVRTHEDALGSALRMEESSGKFVGEYIEKARHEISSEAEVDTSDAKLGYSSKDNIQSSSTQYGSQDVKPKNHDSRDPSGSSGSKGLSDEIWHEIDPSLHEVLKLEEPDSSTTSGPAAVRRSGRSLWNIMADIVRLHWRSRAESSTSAARSGGKSTMNESVSSDTWFSGHEHDENTGENVRQERSTPQKVTSSDQLQILHSLTRNRTHSPRGEKGTPSEAEVVSPVKSGSSTAKTVCSGSAQQEEDFGWHEEVQGTNSPPLALELVESTLPQPPKVASPPRGEASPDTGKTILAGGGLREGLDQNAEKLIEVGGVEVTSSPLKQRKFQRVKQVTRDRFDDWEEAYRLESDQRKIDEMFMREALVEAKKAAEKWEVPVGAVLVQHGKIIARGFNLVEELRDSTAHAEMICIKEASNVLRSWRLPETTLYVTLEPCPMCAGAMLQARVNTLVWGAPNKLLGADGSWVRLFPIGEGATASEGTDKPAPPVHPFHPNMTIRRGVLESECADAMQQFFQLRRKKKEKKSEPSTPPSCLPISPHPSKLLDKMHNMFHFMFCL
- the LOC115749873 gene encoding tRNA(adenine(34)) deaminase, chloroplastic isoform X2; the encoded protein is MYSSNLLCYRGKGPISFSFNDNSYLSTDRFDKYPLAHSSSSLCCCGCSCCCARPACCGHSNYRVCISPSLLYGLRQPSLLQWSASRRLYFGGGERYNCRLPVHSIDREVSDLYEEGSCAFRERSGERRNGGRRRRIKCMVSEENNQIRRLSCFEDADAVLSLLSEEVDEECFDSRGKQGSSSFKRYEVERKKIHGSEHTRGRKKKGSVSKDSNSKCKLESNEIESRDDVCSLDKGRGDFRGEENRRARKEVSSCSSYHSFSSSGGFESDVEEIKDDGFVGETSSGHCKESRRRDESKTDNEMLEEDRIYGEEREENETLEKKQAMARSNVEWDWRKKSEKKLNELSVEGAQYQKESLEGCSKTSRTHYNDDRKSSISRTSGAKKKSTFSVNLDSRASISHGQNENEDVNIFQLERQSKRNQEVCRACGSEVKVSPQSEKQLSSREEKLMASSGSILKNRNESRKTAGHVAERDEFAGNAQEFSRKLEIQEIDTEETSSLHGKSRRNDWEVNVNLGSSSAQRREEQSHRDDRITIEGRFGKSQQFTEPSESNQTAERMSSIQSNRINLQQKTNAVSYSYPSEREQYHHTDSQALQLAHSSGKSQDDVNKSKFRVNDMETARSSQRTSEKRMASQDMNLTSVVTLSGEAQDRHKESRGKVMQSESDSGSTPSGLTKQSTSHQKVVEQLSSNQNINLVYQQNMQVIHQEVNTVNSQSLLIPPPSQLVARGSSYADRTSGMPTKENFLESGSNTVSAHRETQTSALHAQLDSGGRGDGNHGELLYVRTHEDALGSALRMEESSGKFVGEYIEKARHEISSEAEVDTSDAKLGYSSKDNIQSSSTQYGSQDVKPKNHDSRDPSGSSGSKGLSDEIWHEIDPSLHEVLKLEEPDSSTTSGPAAVRRSGRSLWNIMADIVRLHWRSRAESSTSAARSGGKSTMNESVSSDTWFSGHEHDENTGENVRQERSTPQKVTSSDQLQILHSLTRNRTHSPRGEKGTPSEAEVVSPVKSGSSTAKTVCSGSAQQEEDFGWHEEVQGTNSPPLALELVESTLPQPPKVASPPRGEASPDTGKTILAGGGLREGLDQNAEKLIEVGGVEVTSSPLKQRKFQRVKQVTRDRFDDWEEAYRLESDQRKIDEMFMREALVEAKKAAEKWEVPVGAVLVQHGKIIARGFNLVEELRDSTAHAEMICIKEASNVLRSWRLPNYVLVNLISIISPGDNIICDIGTLSHVCWSNAPSSSQHSCMGSSQQASWSRWQLG